One Phaseolus vulgaris cultivar G19833 chromosome 2, P. vulgaris v2.0, whole genome shotgun sequence DNA window includes the following coding sequences:
- the LOC137811897 gene encoding dynamin-related protein 3A-like — protein sequence MAASAAASPLGSSVISLVNRLQDIFSRVGSHSAIDLPQVAVVGSQSSGKSSVLEALVGRDFLPRGNDICTRRPLVLQLVQVKPSQDEFGEFLHLPGRKFHDFSQIRYEIQAETDREAGGNKDVSDKQIRLKIFSPNVLDITLVDLPGLTKVPVGDQPSDIEARIRTMIMSYIKTPTCLILAVTPANSDLANSDALQMAAIADPDGNRTIGVITKLDIMDRGTDARNLLLGKVVPLRLGYVGVVNRCQEDILMNRSIKDALVAEEKFFRSRPIYSGLADSCGVSQLAKKLNKILAQHIKALLPGLRAHISASLVTLAKEHASYGEITESKAGQGALILNILSKYCDAFSSMVEGKNEGMFTSELFGGARIQYIFQSIFVRSLEEVDPCEDLTDDNIRTAIQNATGPKSALFVPEVPFEVLVRRQISRLLDPSLQCARFIYDELVKISHRSMVTELQRFPFLRKCMDEVIGSFLQEGLQPSETMITHVIEMEMDYINTSHPNFIGGSKAIEAAVQQTRSSRVALPVSRVKDAVESDKGPASDKSGKSRSIFAGHANGVEVDKGIRVASDVEEVVASGTIGGSRWGISLFFSAGYNRVSTKENTASKPHTEPVHNAQSFSLIHLREPPSVLRPLESNSDTETVEITVTKLLVKSYYDIVRKNVEDLVPKAIMHFLVNNTKRELHNVFIEKLYREDLFEEMLQEPDEIAKKRKHCRELLRAYQQAFKDLDELPLEAETVERGYGLPETATDLPIIRGLPTSSLSSTGSSGDYYEASPKNTESIRSSHSGELQSPWHENMDSN from the exons ATGGCGGCGAGCGCCGCCGCCTCTCCTCTGGGTTCGTCGGTCATTTCGCTGGTGAACAGGCTTCAGGACATTTTCAGCCGCGTCGGGAGCCACTCCGCCATCGACCTCCCTCAGGTGGCGGTGGTCGGCAGCCAGAGCAGCGGCAAGTCCAGCGTCCTCGAAGCCCTCGTCGGCCGCGACTTCCTCCCACGTGGCAATGACATCTGCACGCGCCGCCCCCTCGTTCTCCAACTTGTTCAAGTCAAACCCTCTCAGGACGAGTTCGGCGAGTTCCTCCACTTGCCTGGCCGCAAGTTCCACGATTTCTCCCAAATTCGCTACGAAATTCAG GCTGAAACTGATAGGGAAGCTGGAGGGAATAAAGATGTATCTGATAAACAGATTCGTCTGAAGATTTTTTCGCCGAATGTTCTAGACATCACGCTCGTGGACCTCCCTGGCCTCACCAAGGTTCCCGTTGGTGACCAGCCTTCAGATATCGAGGCTCGAATTAGAACCATGATCATGTCTTATATCAAAACTCCAACCTGTCTTATTCTCGCGGTTACGCCGGCGAACTCCGATTTGGCTAATTCAGATGCTCTTCAGATGGCGGCAATAGCCGATCCTGATG GGAACAGGACGATTGGTGTCATCACCAAG TTGGATATCATGGACAGAGGCACTGATGCACGAAATCTGTTGCTAGGAAAAGTTGTTCCCCTACGACTTGGTTATGTGGGTGTTGTGAATCGGTGTCAAGAG GACATTTTAATGAACCGAAGTATAAAGGATGCTCTTGTTGCTGAAGAGAAGTTTTTCCGCAGTCGTCCT ATATACAGTGGCCTAGCAGATAGTTGTGGTGTTTCTCAATTGGCAAAGAAGTTGAACAAG ATTCTTGCGCAACATATCAAGGCCTTATTACCAGGGCTGAGAGCACATATCAGCGCTTCCCTAGTCACTCTTGCGAAGGAACATGCAAGCTATGGAGAAATCACAGAGTCCAAG GCTGGACAGGGTGCTCTTATCCTCAATATTCTTTCAAAATACTGTGATG cattctcctcCATGGTAGAGGGAAAGAATGAGGGGATGTTTACATCCGAGCTCTTTGGGGGTGCACGAATTCAATACATTTTTCAATCTATCTTTGTGAGGAGCTTAGAG GAGGTGGATCCATGTGAAGATTTGACAGATGACAATATTCGCACAGCCATACAGAATGCAACTGGACCTAAATCTGCACTCTTTGTTCCAGAG GTCCCATTTGAAGTTCTTGTGCGAAGGCAGATATCTCGGCTATTGGATCCAAGTCTTCAGTGCGCTAGGTTTATATACGATGAGTTGGTTAAA ATCAGTCATCGCAGCATGGTAACTGAATTGCAGCGGTTCCCTTTCTTGAGAAAGTGCATGGATGAAGTTATTGGGAGCTTTTTACAAGAAGGCCTACAACCTTCAGAGACTATGATAACACACGTCATAGAAATGGAG ATGGACTACATAAACACTTCCCACCCAAATTTTATTGGTGGAAGTAAGGCAATCGAAGCTGCAGTGCAACAGACCAGGTCTTCTAGAGTTGCTTTACCAGTTTCTAGGGTGAAG GATGCGGTGGAATCCGATAAGGGACCAGCTTCTGATAAAAGTGGGAAGTCTCGATCTATTTTTGCAGGACATGCAAATGGAGTAGAGGTTGATAAG GGTATTCGTGTTGCATCGGATGTTGAGGAAGTTGTGGCATCTG GAACCATTGGTGGATCTAGGTGGGGGATTTCACTCTTTTTTAGTGCAGGTTATAATCGTGTGTCCACAAAGGAAAATACTGCTAGTAAACCACATACTGAACCAGTCCATAATGCGCAGTCATTCTCTTTGATTCATTTGAGAGAG CCCCCTTCTGTCTTGAGGCCATTGGAGAGCAATTCAGATACAGAAACTGTTGAAATCACAGTAACAAAGTTGCTTGTGAAATCATACTATGACATTGTCAGAAAGAATGTTGAAGATCTTGTCCCCAAAGCAATTATGCACTTCTTG GTAAacaacacaaagagagaactgCACAATGTCTTTATTGAAAAACTTTACAG GGAGGATCTGTTTGAAGAGATGTTGCAGGAACCCGATGAGATAGCCAAGAAAAGAAAACACTGTCGAGAACTTCTCCGAGCTTATCAACAGGCTTTTAAA GACTTAGACGAACTACCTCTTGAAGCTGAAACAGTTGAAAGGGGATACGGTTTGCCTGAAACTGCTACTGACTTACCTATAATTCGTGGATTGCCAACATCATCTCTTTCTTCTACTGGCAGTTCGGGAGACTATTATGAAGCTTCTCCCAAGAACACAGAATCTATAAGGTCTTCACATTCTGGGGAACTCCAATCACCATGGCATGAGAATATGGATTCCAATTGA
- the LOC137811895 gene encoding costars family protein gives MNVEEEVQRLKQEIKRLGEVQEDGSYKVTFGTLFNDDECANIFEALVGTLRAAKKRKVLTYEGELLLQGVHDNVEIILSPASAAAET, from the exons ATGAATGTTGAAGAAGAGGTTCAGCGGCTCAAGCAAGAAATCAAGAGGCTTGGCGAGGTCCAAGAAGATGGTTCTTACAAG GTAACATTTGGAACACTATTTAACGATGATGAATGTGCAAATATATTTGAAGCACTTGTTGGAACACTAAGAGCAGCGAAAAAGAGAAAAGTATTGACATACGAAGGTGAGCTTCTGCTGCAAGGAGTCCATGATAACGTGGAAATCATTCTCAGTCCAGCCTCTGCTGCAGCAGAAACTTGA
- the LOC137811896 gene encoding GATA transcription factor 19-like isoform X2: MDMVNNRCQNGEEPQVDVLSYANGSDEGEEAATCPPVHASSVLHTRTSELTISFEGEVYVFPAVTPQKVQAVLLLLGGQEMPNTVPTSNFLLQQNSQDIREINDPSRCSKLSRRIASLVRFREKRKERCFEKKIRYSCRKEVAQRMHRKNGQFASLKEDYKSHAENWDSSNGTPDPEYNERRCQHCGISEKSTPAMRRGPAGPRSLCNACGLMWANKGTLRDLTKAGRIAFEQNELDTSADIKPSKAEAEHSCAKQDKEGSPHETKPVQMDSRRSPEKTNEQFIVGTAESVTDNLPIQVENHALSLHGQDTTLEDLADASGTEFEIPAGFDEQVDIDDSNMRTYWL, from the exons ATGGATATGGTGAATAATCGATGCCAAAACGGGGAAGAGCCGCAGGTGGATGTCCTCAGTTACGCCAATGGTTCCGATGAAGGGGAAGAAGCTGCAACTTGTCCGCCTGTCCATGCTTCTTCTGTTTTGCACACCAGAACCAGTGAACTTACCATTTCCTTTGAGGGCGAGGTCTATGTTTTCCCTGCTGTTACTCCACAAAAG GTGCAGGCTGTATTATTACTGTTGGGAGGGCAGGAGATGCCCAATACCGTCCCCACCTCAAACTTTTTGTTGCAGCAAAACAGTCAAGACATTAGG GAAATCAATGATCCTTCCCGATGTTCGAAGCTTTCCCGAAGAATTGCATCTCTCGTTAGGTTTCGTGAAAAACGAAAAGAGAGatgttttgaaaagaaaatcCGATACTCATGCCGTAAAGAGGTAGCCCAGAG GATGCATCGTAAGAATGGACAATTTGCATCACTGAAGGAGGATTACAAATCTCATGCTGAAAATTGGGATTCAAGCAATGGTACTCCTGACCCAGAATATAA TGAACGTAGATGCCAACATTGTGGAATTAGTGAGAAGTCTACTCCAGCCATGCGTCGGGGACCAGCAGGTCCAAGATCACTATGCAATGCCTGTGGACTTATGTGGGCTAATAAG GGAACTTTGAGAGATCTGACCAAAGCAGGAAGGATTGCTTTTGAACAAAATGAActg GATACTTCAGCTGATATAAAGCCTTCAAAAGCAGAAGCAGAACATTCTTGTGCCAAGCAGGACAAAGAG gGAAGCCCTCATGAAACAAAGCCTGTGCAAATGGATTCCAGACGGTCACCCGAGAAAACAAATGAGCAG TTTATCGTCGGAACTGCTGAATCAGTTACTGACAACTTGCCCATCCAAGTGGAGAATCATGCTCTTAGTCTGCATGGGCAG GATACTACTCTTGAGGATCTTGCTGATGCTTCTGGGACCGAGTTTGAGATTCCCGCAGGTTTTGATGAACAG GTTGACATCGATGATTCCAACATGAGGACATATTGGCTGTGA
- the LOC137811896 gene encoding GATA transcription factor 19-like isoform X1, with translation MDMVNNRCQNGEEPQVDVLSYANGSDEGEEAATCPPVHASSVLHTRTSELTISFEGEVYVFPAVTPQKVQAVLLLLGGQEMPNTVPTSNFLLQQNSQDIREINDPSRCSKLSRRIASLVRFREKRKERCFEKKIRYSCRKEVAQRMHRKNGQFASLKEDYKSHAENWDSSNGTPDPEYNERRCQHCGISEKSTPAMRRGPAGPRSLCNACGLMWANKGTLRDLTKAGRIAFEQNELRSNLNFRIFGSLAEDTSADIKPSKAEAEHSCAKQDKEGSPHETKPVQMDSRRSPEKTNEQFIVGTAESVTDNLPIQVENHALSLHGQDTTLEDLADASGTEFEIPAGFDEQVDIDDSNMRTYWL, from the exons ATGGATATGGTGAATAATCGATGCCAAAACGGGGAAGAGCCGCAGGTGGATGTCCTCAGTTACGCCAATGGTTCCGATGAAGGGGAAGAAGCTGCAACTTGTCCGCCTGTCCATGCTTCTTCTGTTTTGCACACCAGAACCAGTGAACTTACCATTTCCTTTGAGGGCGAGGTCTATGTTTTCCCTGCTGTTACTCCACAAAAG GTGCAGGCTGTATTATTACTGTTGGGAGGGCAGGAGATGCCCAATACCGTCCCCACCTCAAACTTTTTGTTGCAGCAAAACAGTCAAGACATTAGG GAAATCAATGATCCTTCCCGATGTTCGAAGCTTTCCCGAAGAATTGCATCTCTCGTTAGGTTTCGTGAAAAACGAAAAGAGAGatgttttgaaaagaaaatcCGATACTCATGCCGTAAAGAGGTAGCCCAGAG GATGCATCGTAAGAATGGACAATTTGCATCACTGAAGGAGGATTACAAATCTCATGCTGAAAATTGGGATTCAAGCAATGGTACTCCTGACCCAGAATATAA TGAACGTAGATGCCAACATTGTGGAATTAGTGAGAAGTCTACTCCAGCCATGCGTCGGGGACCAGCAGGTCCAAGATCACTATGCAATGCCTGTGGACTTATGTGGGCTAATAAG GGAACTTTGAGAGATCTGACCAAAGCAGGAAGGATTGCTTTTGAACAAAATGAActg AGAAGCAATTTGAACTTTCGCATATTCGGCTCTCTCGCAGAG GATACTTCAGCTGATATAAAGCCTTCAAAAGCAGAAGCAGAACATTCTTGTGCCAAGCAGGACAAAGAG gGAAGCCCTCATGAAACAAAGCCTGTGCAAATGGATTCCAGACGGTCACCCGAGAAAACAAATGAGCAG TTTATCGTCGGAACTGCTGAATCAGTTACTGACAACTTGCCCATCCAAGTGGAGAATCATGCTCTTAGTCTGCATGGGCAG GATACTACTCTTGAGGATCTTGCTGATGCTTCTGGGACCGAGTTTGAGATTCCCGCAGGTTTTGATGAACAG GTTGACATCGATGATTCCAACATGAGGACATATTGGCTGTGA